A window of Methylocaldum szegediense genomic DNA:
GCGAGTTCGCTTTCGGCTTCGGAGGTCAGAATCAGTCCGGAGTTGACGCCGATGTACCCGCCCGGCCCTGCGAACGCATTGATCGTAGGATCGTTGACCACGAAGAAATGAAACGGCTGTGCCGGGTTGTCGCTGGCACCGACCAATTTCTGCCCTATGGACTGAATGTAATCGTTGACTTCCGGGTCCTGGCTGATTTCGAGCTGTGAGTGCAGTTTGCGGTAAAAAGCTTCGCCCAATTCTTTTTCTTGCTGCGGCGTCATCAACGTTCCTGTCGGGTCGCCGATTTCGGGCAACTCGAGATTGAGTTGTGCGTAGGCGGGTTGCAGCGCCCATGAGCCGTAACAGAGAATCAACAGTGAGGCGACCAGTTTGTCGAATTTCATGATGTTTGAGGGTCGTATGCGGGAGCCGCGAGTGAGTCTGTGATGCGTGGATACGCGATGAACCGTTTTGAGAGAATGTCGCTGCGATGAAATATGCGATTCAGGTCAACGCCGGGCCGTTTTCGGCGCAAGCGGCGCACACCGCTTATCAGTTTATCAAAGCGGCGTTGGGCAAAGGTCACGAAATCGTGAGTGTATTCTTTTACCACGACGGCGCTTATAACGCTCTTAGGTCTGGTTCGTCCGCGGAGGTTCACGATTCGGCACCGCGTTGGTCCGATCTC
This region includes:
- the tusD gene encoding sulfurtransferase complex subunit TusD codes for the protein MKYAIQVNAGPFSAQAAHTAYQFIKAALGKGHEIVSVFFYHDGAYNALRSGSSAEVHDSAPRWSDLADQYRIDLVLCVSAAERRGLATFGTDGFRVGGLGQWIDACLKADRVLVFGP